Genomic window (Rosa chinensis cultivar Old Blush chromosome 6, RchiOBHm-V2, whole genome shotgun sequence):
GACTTGTACTCGAGCTGATATGAATCTTCAACAGAGAAGCTGCAAGTTCCGTTCAAATAGGCCGAGAACTGGCCAGTTTCTGTGTTCAACTCGTAGCCTGTTACTCCTATGGGAAGAATACCAATTGGGAAACCATATTGTTGAAGTACTTCATAGGCTGATGGATTGCCAACTTCGCAGTAGGCAAAGGATGAGAGAATGATGAGTAAGGGAAACACTGTCAACGGGGATGAGGCATTTCTACGAGATAAGGAACCCATTATTTCCTGCTCTGAATTTCTGGATGGTGTTTGGGACAGGTAGAAAATGGAGGCAAAGCAATAGGGGAATGACGAATTGATCTAAGGGACTGATCAATGGCGATGGTTGAGTACTTGTGCATCTCAGGCAACTAGATTAATGGTTTTCATTGCATTACTGAAACTTATCTCTTCTCATGAGTCCAGAAGGTGCCAGATTCCGTTTGATTGGACATATCTCCATCAGATGACATTTTAGACTACTGGGCTAAAATTCTTAATTGGTTTAGCAAATTGTGCTTTAAACAGTCACCACTAAAATGGTTTGGGGCCGTTTGGGCCCCCGTCGGGAACGCAAGGGTAACATCTTAGAAGACGCATGTATGGTTGTCAGCAGATAGTGATTGGTGGGGGATTTACCCAAGTGGATAGTGATAGTTAACGGAATTGTGGAAAGGCAAATTAGAACTTGAGACCTTTGAATGTGAGGATGAATATGTAAGTGGTAGCCATTAGAGGTTAGGACTACAAAATTCCAACCGCACTGTCTCGGCCGAACCGAATTTTCTTACTAATTGGGAACAGTTAAGGCTTTCAATCAAGCGATGTTTCAGTGTTATTGTACGGCCAAGTTTTAACAGTAAATTTGTGCACAAGGAAAAGAGTGTTgaacataaaaaagaaaaagaaaaagaaaaaaaaaaactgtgatTATAGGTTGTACAATATTAATAGTCAGCTTTGCCAGAGATCAACCATATTAATAGTAGGCTTTGCCAAGATCAAGCAGACATTATTGAGAGGCATTGTGAAACTCTATCCCGAACCAGCACACCTATTCTGACAATTAATCATATAGGTAATTATTCCTGAAGATTCAATATTATTCAATCAGTGTTCTGATGTGAATTTGCCAAATACAGCCAATTGGGGGTCATTAGGAGAGAACCTGTAGGGAAAATGCTAAATTGTAAAACACTTCCAAATCTTAAAAATCCCCAAAAGAATATCACACCAAAGCAAGTTGGTGATGGTCTTTACAAAAGTGAACTGCAAACACCCCTCCAAAACTAATATTTGACTCTTAGATAAAGAAAATAGCATCAATAAACTTGTTTCAGTTGCCAAAATAGTAAAAGAAATTACTAGCAGAGGAATTCAAGGCAATAAAAGCATAGATGAAGACCGATTGGTAAAAACCTTAATAACATTCGAGGGAATATATATCCATTGGGGTCCTGAATATGTCAGCTAGTGTAAATAATCACCTATTTCTGAAAACAAAGATGAAAAACAGCTCTTGAAACTTACGAAGACGGCCGGACGCCAATTAGTTTTCCTGAGGTAACTTAAAAGGTTATCACCCTTTGCAGGATCTTCTAAATGGTCAAAACACACGTCCATAGGTTTTATGCCATCTGCAAATAATAAGTACCAGGAACAAAATCTTGACATAAGACAGATGATTCAATAGCGTTAACCATGAATTTTCATCTCAAATGCATACATCGAAACAGAATCATATAACAGTTGAAATAGAATAGCTTTAGTGGAAGGGCAAGTAAAATGGTTCAAAAAGGAATTTATATaacagaagcaatatcatatCCTAAACCGATAGAGTATGTGATTCGAGAACCCAGATTTATGAGGATATCGAGGACAACAGACTAGTAAACTGAGAGTTACAGTACACCAGCCTAAAGGCATTCATATGAGAAAGCCAGCTAGCTCCTCTGTTGACTTCTCACTATGTTGACATGTCAAATTAAATTTCCATTCTCTTTCAAGACAAGCTTAGTGGGCAGTTGCAAGCATTTTATTTATGTACATGAAATTTAAAGAATAAATGCAAAATGCTTATAAGGCTCAAAGAAATCATCGATACAATAACGAATCAGCAACTATGAAACTGATACATACAGAATTTTCTTTGCACATCAACATATTCAGCAGGCAACAATTGGCAAAGGGGAAAAAACAAAGTCAACAGTAAACAAGCCATGAAGTAACTCCAATCACAATCAACAATGGGTAATGATCATACATACAGCTATGTAACAGATTAACTCACATCCTTGAGTCTTTTTATCAACAAATCTAGAGATTTCTTCTTTGGGTTCTGCCTGCTTCCCCTGCTTCCAAAAGTTCCAAATAGCCGCTCTGAAGGATCTCTCAATTTTTCTGAAATAATCACTACTTTTCTATAATCCAAGTTATTATAACTCCTCTCCCTGATTACAGGATTAAGAAAAGTCTCTGGATTGTTGCTTAAGAGTAAATTAACCAACTGCCTTGACTCAGCAAGTGCCGATTTCAACTGATTTGCATCCTCCTCTGACAGTAAAGGTGCTTGATTATCTGCAAAAGATTCGAATACCCGAATGTCCACATCGATGCTCATAATTGCATTTACAGTAAACCTCTTAACTGAGTCCCCAAGTAAAGCCCCAACTATCTTCTCCGATATATGAGAAAGAACATCTTGTATAACTCGTTTAAGAACATTTGGTGGCAATATCTGCTGTGCAGCGGAAAC
Coding sequences:
- the LOC112168935 gene encoding uncharacterized protein At5g01610, giving the protein MGSLSRRNASSPLTVFPLLIILSSFAYCEVGNPSAYEVLQQYGFPIGILPIGVTGYELNTETGQFSAYLNGTCSFSVEDSYQLEYKSTITGVLSKDRLKDLKGVSVKVLFFWLSIVEVVHDGDELQFSVGIASANFPVNNFEERPQCGCGLDCNQLSTVLPSYPNRTY